Below is a genomic region from Zea mays cultivar B73 chromosome 9, Zm-B73-REFERENCE-NAM-5.0, whole genome shotgun sequence.
GTGTCAGATGGCTTTCCTCATGAAAAATAAACGTATTTTCACCCTTAGTCATTGGCATGGGCCAAGCACTCGCTCGTTGCGCACTTGCGCCAAACCGCCAACAGCTGCAAGAGAGCGTACGGCTCTACCTCATTTGTCTCTATTTCACTTTTTATTTCAAACCAtaaacaaatattcgagaacgggtgAATGCTTCGTGAAATGTACGGGTTTGGCGGGGAAGGAGACCATGACGACGGGCCGCCTTGGACTCGGCCCAGATGGCGGTGTAAATCGGCCCGGAAGTCACTCTTCAGGCCACGACGCCCCAAAGCCGGTCACACGGCCCGCACAGCTTTTGTGCTGGGGCCGGGCGGTGAGCCGGTGACCCACCGCCGCTGCCGCTCCAATAAACTCCCATGCCCATGAAGAGCCGAGTGGTGGAGACGTGGCTGGCGGTCGCGGGGGACGCGTGCAGCGGAGCACGGGCGCGAGGTGGCGAGCTGCATGTGCCCAGCCACGCGCCAACGAATAGGCGCACAGCCCGATGGACCGCGCAGACGGACCGACGCAACCAGGCACCATCCAGTGCATGCGCACCCGCGGCCCAGCCATGGACATGGGGTTTGTCGAGAGCCAGCCGGAGTTGACGGCCGCGCCGGCGGCGGGACCCGGCACGGGAAGCAGGCTGCCGGGCGGGGGCGGCGGGCGCAAGCGGAAGCACCTCTCCTCCATCGCCAACCACGTGCTCCGGCAATGTTCTCTGTGCGTGCGACCTGTTGGTCTTCTCGATCTGTTTATCCGTTTGCTATATATCATAGCCAATGCAACCAAGTAACCAACGACGTGGAATCACGAGTTCAGAACTTTTTAATCTCTTCCGGCTTTGCTCAAATCTGGCCGTCGTCGCAGGTTCAGTCTGGAATATATGCTTTAGACACTTTGTGATGAGCTGAAGCTCCAAGCTTTAGGGTGTGTCAGTACTCATACTTGTGTGTTGCAGGTTTAGGGTTAGGTTTAGGGTTCGGATGCAGTATTATCTGTGGagacagacatgaatgaatggaaTATCATTAGTATGCATGTATATTGGATTTTGCCAATTTAATCATGCTTAAACCAAGAACTTGTGATCCAATTCTCATTTCCACCAGTTTAGGTATTTATCATctcctatttcaaactccactgTCCACTCTATAAACGCTGTTTATAGTGCAAAAGAGTGTTTTGCAGTCTATCGGCCACAACCTTATAGAAGGCGCGGTTCTTTATATTTTTTCTTCAGCTGGGCCTTTTTTgctcttgcttgctttactaaCATTAATTCTCCAACAAAAGTAGTGTCACATGtgcaaagcctccaatctcttcTCGTATAGCACCCTGAGCCCTCCGTATAATTTATTGGCATATTTTCGACATGCTCTTCACTTCAAAATCGTGGTCACTGATATGTTAGTGCGGCGCAGGACACTGGACAGGAGCGTGGACGATTTGGTGGCAGACTTCGAGCTGGGCTTAAAGACTGCAGCAGTGGACAGCTACTCAAGAAAACTGGTCGAGTTCTGCAGTCTCCAGGCGCTGCAGATCATCACGTCACGCGATATAGGGGAGAAGATCAGCGAGGGCTCGCTAGGTCGGTTCACCTTCGATATGATGCTGGCCTGGGAGACCCCGACTCCGTCGGACCAACAGATCACCATGGTATGGTTGGTGACTTGACATGGTATGCGGTATGCCACAACATGAAAAATGCTTTGAGCCCTGGACTGAAGCACACGCTGAATTCTACAGGAGAGCGTAGCGAAGGAGAGGGAAGATAGGAAGGAGACCCTTGGAGAAGGTGAAGCTGTGATGGGTGATGAGACGTCACTGTTCTATTCAGACATCATGCCTCTTCTTGTAAGCATGCCAATGCAAAGAAATTACTGGTTACCAGTGTGTCAATTTGCTCTAAGCAGCCACCAATCTCgcaaaaataaaaataataataatattggtTAACAGGTGAATGAAGAGCCAACTGTTGGGGAAGAAGCGTACGTGTGGTTTGGATCTGTGTTCCCTTTGGCTTGTGACGTGGTCAATGCTCGATTCACATTCGAAGCTCTCACTGCCACCACAGCTAACAGGCTGCACTACCCTGCCTATGACAGGTTCCTGAAAGAGATGGATAAGTATGCTGCCTGCTCCATGATTGCACCAACAATTCTTCATCTGTCGGCACTATCGTTAGATGTATTGATGAGCATTACAAACTCAAAATATGTATTGATGAGCATTACAAACTCAAAATTCATTTCTAGGTCCTTCAAGTTCTTCCAAGACTTGCCAACTCCGACTGGAGTTGAATTCGCTGAGGATGAGTTCATTTTGCACATGGAGGGCACGGCAGGGACACAGAGAGTGGTGAGGCACATTGGAACCACTAGCTGGCCAGGTAACCACTGTGAATTGTGATGCACTTTGTTTCTGGTCGCTTCCTTTTCTCATGTTCTAGTGATCTGAATTACTACTTTGTTTCATAAAAAAAAATCTGAATTACTACTTACATTCATCAGTAAATAATAACGTATAACCTTACTCGATATGTTTCGGTTTTCTAGGTCGAGTGACTCTGACGAACAAGGCACTGTATTTTGAGGCTTCCGGAAAATTTTCATACGAATCTGCAATCAAGGTTGATCTCTCAGACACCGGAGTAGAACACCAAATCAGCACGGCGTCAACAGGCCCTTTCGGCGTGCCTTTGTTCGACAAGGCCATCGTGTTCGAGTCACTGTAAGTTCCATCTCACAAAAGGACCCTTGAAACGATCAATCCTACCTGGCTACCTGAACCATTCATCCGTGCAGACCAGAGCCTGTGGTCTTGGAGTTCCCGGAGATGACCAGCTCGACAAGGCGCAACACGTGGCTCGCTCTGATCAGGGAAGTGCTGTCCATCCACCGTTTCATCTCAGCGTACAGCATAGTGTCCCCCGTCCACAGATGGGAGGTGCACTCCAGAACCATACTAGGAGTGGTACGTCTCCACGCCGCGAGGGAGATGCTACGGATGTCGCCGCCGCCGGCTTCCAGCTTCCTAGTGTTCTCGCTGTACGGCGACATGCCCAAGGGCGACTTCGTGCTCGAGCAGCTGGCGAGCAACCTGAAGCGGACCTCCACCATCACCCGGCTGAGCGCGTCCTACGTGTTCAAGGGTCTGAGCAGGTCTTCTTCTGTCCCACCTCTGAGCGCGGAGGTGGCCGCCGAAGGCCGTGGCGCGGACGACGACGCCAGTGGCCGCGAGCACGAGCGGCCCCTGGCGTCCCTGGAGGACAAGATCGGCCGGGTGCGAGATGAGGCCAGGGAAGTCACCGCCGCCAACGCCGCCGTTGAAGGGATGAAGGACGAAGGCATCTCGGATAGTCTTCTCGTGCTGGTGGTACGATCAGTTCCATGGCTTGTGCTTTTCGCTCTTCTTGTGCTGTCTTGAGCGAGATCGTTTGAACAATGCACGCTGTTCCTTCTTTGCAGGGGTTGGTCGGTCCCGTCGGCAAGCTGCGGCCCGCGATCCAGCGGATAACCTCGTGGGAGCGGCCGCTTGTCACTGGCAGCATCCTTGCCGCAGCTTCGCTGATCATATACAAGTGAGCCTACACACGCATAGCTAGCTGGTCGTCTTGTCCATGTGTCTAAATAAATAAATGAATCGGAATCAGAAACGTAATGCGCGCATCTTTTTCCCTCGTGTCAGTGAATGGTTCAGTTACGTGCTAGCTGCGTCCCTGGTGCTGGCCGCCGGCGTGATGGTCTGGGCGAGGCAGAGGAAGATAGGGGAGCTATGCTCGGAGGTGATCATCGATGcctcttcgtcgtcgtcgtcggacaAGACAACGATGGATAGCATAGTGGAGGCGCAGCGAAGCCTGCAGAAAGTGCACAGGTACATCGTGACCGCGAACGTTGCCATCCTCAGGCTGTGGTCGATTGCGCTAGCAAGGTCGCCAAAGGTACACTCCCTCTCCCCTTCCCCCTTGTCAATTGGGTCCTTCTGAGCTGAGCATCTTCTGGTCTTGCGCTTTGCTTTGCAGCACACAGAGACGGTGATCTGGATGCTGGCCGTGTCCGCGGCGGTGGTAGCCGTGGTCCCGTTCAGGTACATTCTGATCGGGCTGGTGGCGGGGAGCTTCGCGTTGAACACGAGGGTCGCGAGGGCCGTGATGAAC
It encodes:
- the LOC103639574 gene encoding uncharacterized protein; its protein translation is MDRADGPTQPGTIQCMRTRGPAMDMGFVESQPELTAAPAAGPGTGSRLPGGGGGRKRKHLSSIANHVLRQCSLTLDRSVDDLVADFELGLKTAAVDSYSRKLVEFCSLQALQIITSRDIGEKISEGSLGRFTFDMMLAWETPTPSDQQITMESVAKEREDRKETLGEGEAVMGDETSLFYSDIMPLLVNEEPTVGEEAYVWFGSVFPLACDVVNARFTFEALTATTANRLHYPAYDRFLKEMDKSFKFFQDLPTPTGVEFAEDEFILHMEGTAGTQRVVRHIGTTSWPGRVTLTNKALYFEASGKFSYESAIKVDLSDTGVEHQISTASTGPFGVPLFDKAIVFESLPEPVVLEFPEMTSSTRRNTWLALIREVLSIHRFISAYSIVSPVHRWEVHSRTILGVVRLHAAREMLRMSPPPASSFLVFSLYGDMPKGDFVLEQLASNLKRTSTITRLSASYVFKGLSRSSSVPPLSAEVAAEGRGADDDASGREHERPLASLEDKIGRVRDEAREVTAANAAVEGMKDEGISDSLLVLVGLVGPVGKLRPAIQRITSWERPLVTGSILAAASLIIYNEWFSYVLAASLVLAAGVMVWARQRKIGELCSEVIIDASSSSSSDKTTMDSIVEAQRSLQKVHRYIVTANVAILRLWSIALARSPKHTETVIWMLAVSAAVVAVVPFRYILIGLVAGSFALNTRVARAVMNPQGGRRWREWWESIPAVPVRTVHS